The Clavelina lepadiformis chromosome 1, kaClaLepa1.1, whole genome shotgun sequence genome segment aaaattcaaaatatacAGCAgaataatctcatcaaaagATATTACAACAGGCCACCTATTGTCCTATGGTAAGCTACAATACTGGAGTAATTTTGATATTGCACTTTGTTGACAAGTAGTTTcattacaaagtttttgattCGTAATATTACGGCTTATTACttttatattaatattatttataacaacaaaactcTCTAAAAAGGATCGATAGACCTACATATAGGCTATGGGTTTAGGCtaagaaaactaaaaatttcgcaaaaatccacaatttataaaatgctggtaatatactgtatagttgAAAGTGCGAACGCAGTCGGGATTGAAGGTTATAACTTACTTCAGGAAATTGGTTACCGCGGATATGAAAGTAAGCTTGTAAGCAATTGTGATGCATTAAATTTAATGCTCATCTGTTGTTTGCTGGCAATACAGAATTAAATCTGTCAAATAAGTTTTTGCTGAATCAGAAATGAGATGTCGAAGTTAAACCGCGTTTTAATTGTCTAAAAAAGTCcacatatcatatcatattaCATAGCCCAGCTTACCAGCTATAAGCTTAAGTTTTATGGTGGGATTTGCCAAATAACGCACAATTTTAACCATATATTGAGCGTTTAcctgtttttaaattataattaccGTGAGGTGAATAGGGCTTTATCCAAAAAAAAACGAAGCGCGACAGAAACAACTGTACAGTAAATGAACTACGTTTTGATTATAAGTTATATGTGCCAATAATAGGCTATACATTGAGAACAATCCCACATGAATGCATATAAGCCTACAGACGCTAATAGCCACGAGGCAACGTTTGATAGACTTAGATGATGTGTTGTTTGGGCTGTAAACAGTGTAACTATTTGCAGCGTCATGATAGATATCTGCAGTATTTTCTTCGAAATTTCAAATTATAGGGTAATTCCAAGCTTTTCCTTCCAGGGAATCAACACTTACTAAActtcttttattaatttacattgcaaacagacgcagtaggcctataggcctTGCGCATGTTAAAAAGAGTAAATTAAATTTCCACtaacattttgccagatgaaATTTCCATTTTATTGAAGTATACCGTCATGTTCTCATCAGTGAATTCAGCGGGAAGACTCAAAGAAAAAGGCCAAAAATACTGCATAAGCAGAACCTTACTTTTAGTGAATCTTGCCAAGTAGCACTCCGCTGACACCTGTTCAACTCTGCTGacgataattataattaatcaacagTGCGATTCATGTTGGCACTTGTTCCATTGTCACAGAAAACAACTCAGACTGTCTTCAAATGTCATTGCTTAAAATCCtctaaatataatttaaagatACCTTAAAGTGAAAAACCgtgttaaatttaaagattAACAGGTTTCTGAGGTGTAGCCTACTGTTAAATGAAAagtcaaaatcaaaaaacttaGCTCTTTTCATTGTGCAATCTTATAGGCCATATAGCCTACCGAATAGTGCTTGATTTTTAATAGTAAGGATACAAAGATAATCAACTATTAAAATTGAGGTCATAAAAACTGACTTTGTTGCCGGACACTGAAAACTACCCATTATGTTGAAATTGACCGATCACTTTCTCACAGCTGTGCACAATAGCAGACAAATAAGTAGACCTACAAACGTCATTAGGCCAGGCGTATACACATATAAAGTTGCATCATGTTTACCCTGATGTGCGCTTTATATCATGCTTAGACCTTCACTTTATGATCATGACTTCGGATTATTTGGGAGTTAATTTAATGTTGTTAAATTCATTGAAGcagttttaaagaaaagttttggaattAAAAGGATACACATTGCATCAAAATACAATGGAAGAAATGCTTTCCATCCTTTCCATGATAATTTGTGTCGGATAGTATAAGAGTATCGGAATAATGAACTCCGTAGAAAGAGATCCTGCTGCCACAtagaaatgaaaaagttttaattttactttatagGCATATAGGCTACGGGCTTTAGGTTTATCATATGGGCTACTGCATTGGATTTGGATTGGGCGTATTTATTGTGGTATATCAAAATCGGCACTAACTGTCTCGCACTGTACTATGCTTTTGTATAAATTGATGGCTTGTTGTCGTAACTGTATGAAGGCCGCATGGCTCTTTTGTATATAGCGTGTTCCATTTCGCAAAATAAATGAAGATTGTATAACATGTATAGTTATGGTAGGCCAAAATGGCTTTTGTCATCTGTTGCGTTATTAAATTTTGTCATGTccagtttttaattttcagaGAATAACTATTATGAAGTTTTCTGGTAAAATACATCCATTATATCACAAGAAGATCCTACAAGCACGAAATTTGTATTTTCGTACATTCGATCGCTTTAGCACAACTGCAAATTCAGCAAATGCACAATCAACACATCCGTTtgtaaaatgtcaaaatgtCACAAATTGCTCTAATTGTAAAATTTGCGCaaagatttttattaaaaaaaatccgTATTTGCGCGTAGTTTCCAAAAATGACTAAGCAGATTTCGAAAAAGTCACTTTATGATGATAAATGTTGTGGTAAACGTGCACAATTTCAAATTGGTTTAGAACGTGAGAACCGCGGAGGCTTTGTATTGGCATGATAgatatttcaaattaattatAGATGATGACGCCAGTAATTAGCTATACGTGCCCATCAGCAGTCTGTGTCACTTCATCgtttaaaaacaagtttaggCCTTTGATTTCACGATAAATACATCAATGCATCATTCAATGAATTTTCATGATTTGAGTAATTACAAAGCAGGTGATCACCAATAACCGTGGTACGACCTTGTCATAGTTAAACTTAAGTGAATGATTGCCTTTGATTAGCGTAAAGCAGAGTTTGAAAAACATCGGATCAAAGCGGTTTCATTGGTCTAGGTTTTGCACTCAGCGAATGCGCTGAAAGTACCCGCTCGGAGCAATTTCAAAAACGTGAGTTCTCTCATCAAATGTCTTATTTGATCAACGGCAAACCCGTTTCGTCATTATCCGTTCCTGGTATGGAGAGACTCTGCTTTTAATGTCTCTTTTTAGCATCTTTAATTAAAGTTCAATGCAttccaaaatatatttttaggTATCAACACGCAGAGTCACCGCCTCAAGCGTGTGTTCTTTTCAACTTAAACCATCAGCTTTAATCTACTTTCCTACATTAATGAAGGTAGTTTGCGCAAAGTAAGCAGGCTTCGGAATGCTTGAAAGTGACCGATGTTGTgggaaaattttaaatctatTTTTACTTCTTCATGACGTTAATTGGTCACGTTTCGACTGTTGTAATTATTCAAGTATTTTTTTTCATCTAGACTTACAGTGTGTATAAATAACGGGTCCAGCAACGATTGTAGATGTGTCATATAAATGCACTGACAATGCAGCACTCATAGACAGAAAAAACGTTTATCATGAATCTGTCAATACAGTATAGAATGTGTTGAATATTATTGTATAGCGTTGTTATGGTGTATGTAGTCATTTTTATACGTTAAATACTGTACATGTTTCAGGCAAGATGAGgaattatattttatgtgtttttattttgtcctgTGCGGTGCAGGTCTACTCACAAGGCTGCAGCGGCCTCTTTGGTCGGTTCGACCCCGATTGTAGTAagcaaactttgcaaaaaataagatTTTGCCGTTGCGTATTGTACCTAAATAAGATATAATTTTTGTCAATAAATTACTTAAACTTATAGATGTCTATAAGTATAtggttaaatattttcattacatTTTGTGATAATTTAGGTTTTCGATTAATCTGTTGTTTAGTGTGGGCTACTAAAGTAGCCTAGCTTAATTTGAAGAACGCGGTTGTTAGAAATTTTGTGTAAATCTTCTCTTGGGCTGCATCGTTAAAAAGCGTTCAAGCTATTTTCATGAAGTTTACACACTTTACTTTGTAGGATTAAGTAAGCGGCCAGAGGCAACAAATAAACCTCCGCACACTCAACCTCCACGAACTCAACCTCCACGAACTCAACCTCCACGAACTCAACCTCCGCGAACTCAACCTCCACGAACTCAACCTCCACGAACTCAACCTCCAAGAACCGAACCTCCACAAAAACCAACGTGCAAAGAACGAAAGTGGGGTCCTTGCGATACCTCAAAAAGCCCATTTATGCAAAAGACAGTAGATAAATGTCGCCCAGAAAGTAAGCCATTAAGCACATACGCTAATTGTATAGATGAATATACAGTATGTACATTGAAAAGAATCCGAATTCTTTTTACagacatataggcctattgatAATTTTGTATGCAATATAAATGCGATGTCTGTTCAGATTTCTTAAGTTGATTATATATCGGTCTTTAAAGtatttataaaatgtaaattttttttaatgtttaacttATACTACTTAATTTATAAGGCAGCGGCCTTAATAAGTAAGGTTTTAAACaatgatttgaaattttatgacATTGATTCTCCTGCAGAAGAAAGGGTATGTAAAGATGGAGCTCTTCTAGCATCGCTTCTCATCGACAGCATCGTCCAACCTCCTTCGCCAACAACTGGAGGATCTCAGACGGTGGCTGCCTCGTTTGAAGTGGGGGCAATTGGAGCAAGAAATCTTAATTTAGGcaacgaagaagaagaagaagagacGTGTACTGAACTGAGAGGTGAAAACGGACAAGTGATTGGTGGCAAATGTAGCTCAGGCAGCTCCACCGGCGACCGCAGAAAGCGTTCGGTAAGTGACGTGTTTGATTGAATTTAGATTGAAAAGTATGGAAAACCATTATGATTAAAATCTAAGTGAATTTGTAATTGATACGTTCATTTCAAATAATGATTGtaataatatcaaaatttcGATGTTGgtgttaactttatttattaatcTCGAACGCATAAATTTTTCAGACCCAGACtcccaaacaaacaaaacgtGATCTTCTCATAATGCTGGATGAAAGTGGAAGTGTTGGACCTGAACGATTTGAATTGCTGAAGAGGATGGCAGCAGCCATCGTGAAATGTGAgacttgtttattttgtgaaaattttttgatcGATTACAAACACTCTTAACCACGTAGAAATTGTCAACATTAGTTACAATACAGAAAAAAGgatataattgataataacaaagacttttaagttttaactCGGTTTTTAAAACCTCTGATCTCTGTACAGTGCTTTGTGATCAAATTCGAGTCCATCGAAGTTACACTCGAGTGTCGATACTTTCTTTTGATCGACAAATTGAGTTGCATGTTCGTTTGAGGGATAACTATCGTCTGGACTACGACGCAAACTTTCTCGCCAAACATATTATCAAAAACATTAGGTAAGTAAAAAATCGAACTTtcatgaaaaagtaaaaaaatgaaaattagcTGATTGCAAATGCATTGGACAAAAGTTGTCATTAATGAGGCTTGATTGGTTTGCAGATACAAGCATCATTCTGCTGGAAGTACATGCCTTAATAATGCACTCCGGTATGCTTGGAATGTAGCTCTGTCGAATAGATACGGAGGCAGAAGAGGACAAAGGGATGTGGAGCAAGACATCATTCTCATCACTGATGGGTAAATTATATCTCGTCTTGCTATTATGCCATAACACTAGCGAGGTATGTTTTATCTAACATACAATATTATTTGCTGCTCTCAGGTGCGCCAACTGTGTCGGCCATAACCCTAAAGAAGACATACGACAGacagcaagatttttgcgccAGCAAGGAGTCCATACATATGTTATAGGAGtcaacttaaaaaataattgcaaggACATACTACGGGTAAGTGCATGCTGTGATATTTACAGTACATATATAGCCATTTAAATTAAAGTGCAATAGCTTTTTAACACAAATCTTAGTGCTTATAGTGCTACAGTACGTTATGCTATAATGTCTTCGTCTTTGCATTTTTCAAGGAAATGCAATATTTAaacgaaaatgtttttggCTTAGATTTTAGCTCAGGGAGGAAGATGCTTCCATTTCTTCTACTTGGACGATTGGCAATACGACGTCAGTGAATTTTTGTATCAGCTTGAGAACCCTCCTCAGGATGTCTGCTTGAACGTTTTCGAGAGACCAGACGGCCAATGTTTGGCCCCTCTTGGAAAATGAAATTAGCGAAAAAAATACTCTGGCTGACTCTTGTGCTTTATTTCAATTCTTTAGTGTACTAATTTCTCagctttgaaaactttttctttacaCATCATATTTTGCCTATAGTTATTACCGTTTTCCGTTATGGTTTGGTATTTTATCCTACATCCGCTCTATAGAGCATGCAGGTTGATTCATGGTAAAAGGTTTCGGTAAATATGTATGAACAAACAGAATGTTTTCTTGACCAGTTTCTTGCAGAAAAGTTGCTTTCAATTTTGTCAAGATCTGAGCTTTTATTCgttgtttcaaataaattgcTAATTCAATTCGCTTGATTGCCTACATATTGCTTTACTTTAGCTTATAGTCGGGGCCAAAATAGTAGAACCAACCATGAAGAAtaagcaaaaatttaattttcgaTTCTTTTAAGTCACTAGTAAAGAAGCAGTTTAAAAGCATACCGACAAAACTGACATCCTGACTCAAGACagtcatttaaaacaaaagttacttATTTTGTACTCATAATGTAGGCATAACCGCCTAAGTCAATACTTTGTAAGTGGTCTCGAACATTTATACGTTTATAGCTTTATGCTCTctataaacttttttttcactCCAACTTCgttcattgttttgtttgctattgtttttgtttgcttgttgCTTGGTTTCGAAGGCTCGATTCTTTAGCATTATCCATAAGTTTTTCCATAAGTCAGGCTTGTTGCCAggcaagttcaaaattttgattttgtttttggcTTTAAGTATGAAGTCAAGAACGGCACGCCGCATTATCGCGCATAAAGATATTACATTTATTGACAGTCATGTGAAGCTCCAGGTTTTCTATTATTGTGGAAGATCCATATATTCTTGAGTAGGCTACTCTTGTCTATTTCAGATAGCAGAAAATATACAAACTACTCTTCTATTCAAAGACAGTTGTCACTCTCAGATCATGACACCATGTGGATGTTTCATTGTTTGCACGAAGTACCATTTATCGTATATTCTTTCTAGcaacataacaaacaaacaaagtttgGGTTAAAAGAATTACTCCAGAATATTGCGGACATCTTTTTGCTAGCCGTCTAATGACATCTTCAAATGTTAAATGACTGATCACAAAATATTGGCTTATGcctttattttaaatgcaaagtaaatgcaaagttttttttcaaattattgcTGTCAGTATCGGCTAAATGGTTATTAGGgattcaaaaatacaaaatttgctgtttttttatgGACGATACGTTTAGCTGAAGATTTAAATCAACGGCTATTGAAGGttttaaaaatagattttcaCGGATTTGTTATAATAGATAGTTGTTGTCACGTGCTACCTTTGCAATTCAAATAGTTAACCTAATAAAATGACCAAACCGTACACAAAACgtactttgtttttttcagaCAATATATGAGATTGTACATTTTGGATCAATATCTTGAATCAGATTACGTCATTTTCAAGTTTAGTTTGATCCGAGTTTCTGCAACGCGAGTGACCTCATCCATGGTCTAACTTTCTGCATACCACCCTTtaagttttcttattttatgtAATGTAAGGTGGGTTTACTCACTTACAATGCCCTCTTTGGCTTGCTCAGTTTTTGAGATGTAGGTACCATGAAGTAAACATaagtaaaagtttataaagttgttttagctttcaaaaattgaatttgaaTACTTCAatgttaaagttgtaaaaagtAACAGttagattaaaaaataaaacttcagtCTTTAAGTTGATTGCTACATattataacttttgtttttggtATATACGTTATCGGTTTGTTTGAAGCTATGCAAcgaacaaagaaaaagaaatggCAGTATAGCAGTAATGTTTCAGGAAACGTTTTAGAGCACTCTGTATTATTGCAGAGTGTGCAGCTAACACGCAAATCATGTATGTATCGTGGTAAATGCAGCAACACACCCTTTTCTATCACCAACAACTTCTAACAGCATCAACGACTATCAACAAAGAAGATGCATTCAATTAAAAGGCTTCGATTTTTGCATACAACCTCGAAGCAGTCAGGATTTATTCAAAGGACAATATAGAGTAGATGAATGTCATTTACAAAGTAAGCAACCAATCACGTGTATATACTAATCTTCATATAGAGAATGCAAATCTGTGATaaagaataatttttatttcaatttaatgtcTGGGCTTTTTTAGCCGTTGATCAATATCGTATTGTGTAAACCGTTGCTTCATTCGACTATAAATCGGTCTTCAAAGTTttctaaaaagtttttctaaTAACTAAGATGCTTCGCATTTCCAAAAAAACctccaataaaaaataataaatgtttttctgcTCACAACTaacaacaaatgtttttagGTGCTGCGCCCGGCTTAGAGGGGTTTACAATCACAAACTCAACCTAAAGGACAATTTGTAACGCTTATGAAACTATAAAtataattgtaaatgtaattcAACAATAATGTAAATATAGCATTACTTAAATAAGCCATATGCAAATCACCCGAAAATGCATCGTGAAAAGTTATAAGCAATTATGTGCGTTGAGCATCGGAGCACAATATTAACATCCAGCAGAATGATTAGTTTGACTTTACAAATGATATTTCATACATTGCTGTTTTAAGCTGTTCTTGAAATAGATCAAAGCAATAATTGAAATTAACTTCAAACAAGGCAAACATtactatttataaaaattatgcaTGTAATCGTGTTAGACCAACTCGTGTCTATAATTGCCAAAAACGGTTGCTTATAAAGCAATTTGCACATAAAcattatttcataaaattatgaacttttttgttttaaatttccatatcttaaatttataaaaacaaaaacatttgcaagtATACTCATGCAATTCTATACGTCAAGCGTACTATAtcttacaaattattttactgCTAATTTAATTTTGGCAAGTGCGTTtctttgttgtattttgtgTATCTTGAAAACAAACCCTTTTGCAAGCATGTTTCATGCGATTTTACGTTGGATCTTACTACTTCGTAAATGCGTCATGCGGATAAAAATAAGTTccagaaatgttttttagttttattttttattttttgattaattaaaaACAGCTTAAAGACGAACGAACTGAAAGTAAGATTTATTATAGTCACAAATTAACCGCATGAAAAAATCAATTATAGGTTGAAGGTATTCAGCAATTATAGAGTTAGACCcatttaaaattaatggaCCGTATTGGCTGCAGGTAATTTAAACATATATGTTCATATATGAATGGTCTGTTTGTTTGAAGCAGAGACAAAGAAAAACGCATAATAGAAACAATGATATATTAATAGCTTTTAATTATTGTAAAcattacatattttttattgttccCAAGctatttgaaaatactgtttatGCACAGTAGCGTTGTACAGTAAATATATCTGCCCACGTTTGTAAATGCTTTTCGTGGCAAACACCAATTAGCCAATCACTGTCTTATTTGAAGAAAACCAGTGTATTTCTTCCAAGAATTGAGAGAAGAAAAGACCGAGGCTGATCATGTCTATGACTTGAAGGCATTATTGTATATAAACGACACCAGGGCTATGTTATCGCTTATCTGACATTTGCTCACTCGAGTGTTTATTGAAACTAGAACTTAGAGGTAAACATAGGCGCAAAATTTAGGCAAAAAGTATGCCCATGAGCGGTAAAAAAGTGCAACGGAGATGCTATAAATAACATGGTATTTTACAAACTTGGCCATTTCTACATGTTAGCTTTTGGCCTTTACTTGTTACGTGTAGAAATGTAAGGGTCGGAACGAAAGCATAATAATTTACAAACACGAAACAGATTGACATTttgtatagttttattttaaaatttaaaatttacttgcGCTTTCATCAAGcaattgctttatttttgtgtCAGGCAAAATGATTTTTGGAATAAGTTTAGCTAaacattaacaaaattgtttgttttgtttgttgcagTGTAATTTTAGTTGCAGAAAatcaatgaaagaaaattacaattaaggttttattcttattaatttaaatgatgaccaacaacaaaaaatatatatctgTAAATCAGTAAATGATTATAGGtataaattaagaaaattatgcgttttcttattttaaatgtaattttggcTTGTTGTGCATTGCAAGCGCACACGCAGAGTATAGGTCTTTGTGACCGTAACCGGTATCCAGACTTCATTCGAAGATTCTTTTGTAGCAGTAAGTAACAATGTTTTTACtcttgaaaatttaaataaaaaataaaaaataaaaatggtattaataaaacctaaaattgtaataaaatgaaacaagatAACGGATATAGAGACAGTAGCTTATACACATAACAATGCTCAAACCGTTATGAATGATTATAGACAACAGACCAAGGCCAACAAGAAAAGCTACCACAACAACGACAACCACAACCACAACCACAACCACAACCATTACCACTACCACTTCTTCCCCGTCGCCATCACCGGTTTCTAATACAGGAAAAGTCTTGGGAAAATTATTTGCTGAAAACTTCGTGCAACCTGATCCATCCCAGGCTGCAGGTAGCCTGGCAACCGGTCAGATCCAAACTGGAAGTGTTAGTGGAAGGACCCTAGTTTCATCACGTTTTCCCAGCTCCGCCTCTTCGTCATCATCGGGATCACACGAGAATCAATGTTATGTCGTTAAGGATTCAAATGACAACATTATTACAGGTAGCTGCAACAAAGAGAGTTCCGGCCAGGGAAATGGCCGGAAAAAGCGACAGGTAAACTTTTATACATATTGTTGAGTTTTGATGTTTAAAAGTAAAGACGTAAAGTAAAGACATGTTTTTTATCATAAGTGAAATAATCATGAATTCATGCTTAAGCTTAAGGTGTCTTTTCTGGCTCGTATAACCTACTTCGTACTGAAGTTTATCGTTTGCTTGTAAAGGTCGGTCAGCAGATTGTTCAAACTAAACGTGACGTTCTTATTATGATGGATGAAAGTGGAAGCGTTGGAAAGAAAAGATTCGAGAAAGTGAAAAGAATAGCAGCGGCTATTGTTCGCCGTGAGTTAAAAATAGCTCATCAATTACGTTTATGAAGCAGCTATCGTGAAAATTCTCGTTCTTTAGTTCTTTGCGGCCGCCTCAGTGTTCGTCCAGATCTAAGTCGTGTTTCTGTGATGTCATTTGATCGCAAAATCCACCGTCACGTCGATCTTATTGATAATGACCGAAGAAAAAGGAATTTTCGGTCAAACGCCCGCAGTCTTGCTAC includes the following:
- the LOC143461787 gene encoding uncharacterized protein LOC143461787, encoding MRNYILCVFILSCAVQVYSQGCSGLFGRFDPDCRLSKRPEATNKPPHTQPPRTQPPRTQPPRTQPPRTQPPRTQPPRTQPPRTEPPQKPTCKERKWGPCDTSKSPFMQKTVDKCRPEKERVCKDGALLASLLIDSIVQPPSPTTGGSQTVAASFEVGAIGARNLNLGNEEEEEETCTELRGENGQVIGGKCSSGSSTGDRRKRSTQTPKQTKRDLLIMLDESGSVGPERFELLKRMAAAIVKLLCDQIRVHRSYTRVSILSFDRQIELHVRLRDNYRLDYDANFLAKHIIKNIRYKHHSAGSTCLNNALRYAWNVALSNRYGGRRGQRDVEQDIILITDGCANCVGHNPKEDIRQTARFLRQQGVHTYVIGVNLKNNCKDILRILAQGGRCFHFFYLDDWQYDVSEFLYQLENPPQDVCLNVFERPDGQCLAPLGK
- the LOC143460917 gene encoding uncharacterized protein LOC143460917, producing the protein MRFLILNVILACCALQAHTQSIGLCDRNRYPDFIRRFFCSNNRPRPTRKATTTTTTTTTTTTTTITTTTSSPSPSPVSNTGKVLGKLFAENFVQPDPSQAAGSLATGQIQTGSVSGRTLVSSRFPSSASSSSSGSHENQCYVVKDSNDNIITGSCNKESSGQGNGRKKRQVGQQIVQTKRDVLIMMDESGSVGKKRFEKVKRIAAAIVRLLCGRLSVRPDLSRVSVMSFDRKIHRHVDLIDNDRRKRNFRSNARSLATYIRNIRYNAFSQGSTCMDQALKYARDTALSNRRGGRRGQIDVEQDVILITDGCANCETKRGTSQLQAIRKTTNSFISRGIHVYVIGVGLKKSCKNILSVMAQGGRCFHFFYLDRWGYDVNEFTKALENPPLNICLNEFEFPTGQCLPPIL